CAAGGTCAATAAATCAATTCGGGATCAGTACAATAAGTATCCATATCCAGAACCTGTTAAAGATATGGAAGAATATTTAAAGGTGACGAATTACGAGTCATGTCCAACACTGAATTCCAATTTGCTGTGGCCAACAACCGGTTATCCTGAAAAGCCTTTCAACATACTTTGTGCCGGGTGCGGTTCTTCTGAGGCTGTAGGTTTGGCAATGAAGAACCCACTTGCCAATGTCATTGGTATTGACATTAGTAATTCCAGTCTTTCCCACTCCAAGTCTTTAAAGAAGAAGCATAAACTTGCTAATCTCACGCTGAAGAAATTAGATCTTCATCAGGTTGAAAGTCTGGGGCAGAAGTTTGATCTTATAGTAAGTTCCGGAGTGCTTCATCATTTGCCGGATCCCAAAACAGGATTTCAGGCGTTGCGTAAAGTTTTAGCCGATGATGGCTCCTTTACTTGTATGTTATATGGGAAATATGGCCGTGTCGGCGTATATATGTTTCAAGAGTTGGCTAAACTTTTAGATTTGAAACAGGATGATGATAGTGTCAGTGTTCTGAAAGAGATGTGTGCAACTGTACCTGCTTTGCATCCTGTAAAACTCGTTACAGATGCTTTTCATGATTCCAAGTATGATGCCGGTTTGGTTGATTTGTTTTTAAATCCTCAGGATACGGCGTTTTCTGTAAAAGATATTATGCAGATGGCTGATGATACAGATTTTGTATTTCATACATGGCTAGATAATTATTTATACTATCCTCAATCTCTGCCTGTGGCTCAAACGCAGTTGTTTAATAAAATTTCTGCACTGCCTGCGCAGCAGCAATGGGAATTTATGGAGAAGTTTACTTGTGCAATTCCTCGGCACAGTTTTATTTTAACACATCCAGATAGAGATCCTGAGGACTATGCTATCGATTTTAATGAGAATACTATTGATAAGTATATACCAGTATGGGCGCCATCTACATTTGTTACGAGTCCGTTGAACATGGAACCCTTTGGACAAGTTAATTATCGGAGAAAGAAATACGATTTTGCTGCTAATGAATACGGCGCAAAATTGCTTGGTTATATGAATGGGAAGAATACGGCTCAAAAGTGCATCGAATTGGCAAGGAAGGCATTGGGGAATAAAGAATTAGATTTTTTCCCGGTCTTTGATTATATGTATAGAGCTGGGCACGTTCAGATGCTGATAAAGAAATAAGCATAAAAGTTAAGCCCCGCGCTCTGATGAGTGCGGGGCTTTTTTGCGTTCTATTAGCCTCTATTAGCGGCGCAGCTTGTTTCGCAGGGCAAAACCGAAGAGGGCTGCTTGGAGGGTTATGAGAGTTACTGAGAGGCCTTTAAAGAGGTCGTGGTAGCCTTGGGAGTCGTTTAGGGTGATTTTGATCAGGGGCAT
Above is a genomic segment from Maridesulfovibrio sp. containing:
- a CDS encoding class I SAM-dependent methyltransferase; protein product: MSKVNKSIRDQYNKYPYPEPVKDMEEYLKVTNYESCPTLNSNLLWPTTGYPEKPFNILCAGCGSSEAVGLAMKNPLANVIGIDISNSSLSHSKSLKKKHKLANLTLKKLDLHQVESLGQKFDLIVSSGVLHHLPDPKTGFQALRKVLADDGSFTCMLYGKYGRVGVYMFQELAKLLDLKQDDDSVSVLKEMCATVPALHPVKLVTDAFHDSKYDAGLVDLFLNPQDTAFSVKDIMQMADDTDFVFHTWLDNYLYYPQSLPVAQTQLFNKISALPAQQQWEFMEKFTCAIPRHSFILTHPDRDPEDYAIDFNENTIDKYIPVWAPSTFVTSPLNMEPFGQVNYRRKKYDFAANEYGAKLLGYMNGKNTAQKCIELARKALGNKELDFFPVFDYMYRAGHVQMLIKK